A DNA window from Chelativorans sp. AA-79 contains the following coding sequences:
- the erpA gene encoding iron-sulfur cluster insertion protein ErpA, whose amino-acid sequence MGIDAKTEMKGVDLTDAAATRIVKILAAEPDKTALRVSVEGGGCSGFSYKFDLVESRNEDDVVIEKGGATVLIDELSLVYMGGSVIDFVDDLIGQSFQIRNPNAVASCGCGTSFSI is encoded by the coding sequence ATGGGCATTGATGCCAAGACGGAGATGAAGGGCGTCGACCTGACCGACGCCGCAGCCACGCGGATCGTCAAGATTCTCGCCGCCGAACCCGACAAGACGGCGCTGCGCGTTTCCGTCGAGGGTGGCGGATGCTCGGGATTTTCCTACAAGTTCGATCTCGTGGAGAGCCGCAACGAAGATGATGTCGTTATCGAGAAGGGCGGCGCGACTGTCCTGATCGACGAGCTTTCGCTCGTCTATATGGGCGGCTCGGTGATCGATTTCGTCGACGACCTCATCGGTCAGTCGTTTCAGATCAGGAATCCCAACGCGGTCGCCTCCTGCGGGTGCGGGACCAGCTTTTCCATTTAG
- a CDS encoding transcriptional regulator, protein MNDNERPPVMIITGRVWREQGKASEGVHVMLTAPDDDTAVRLALEALAQEGYAEAELDQIGEMEEAPDEEPHLSAWQGATEGEIAIVTFDEED, encoded by the coding sequence ATGAACGACAATGAACGGCCGCCCGTCATGATCATCACGGGACGCGTCTGGCGCGAACAGGGCAAGGCCAGCGAGGGCGTGCATGTGATGCTCACCGCGCCGGACGACGATACCGCCGTGCGCCTGGCCCTCGAGGCCCTGGCGCAGGAAGGATATGCGGAAGCCGAGTTGGACCAGATCGGAGAAATGGAAGAGGCTCCCGACGAGGAGCCCCATTTGTCGGCCTGGCAGGGCGCGACCGAAGGCGAGATCGCGATCGTCACCTTCGACGAGGAGGACTGA
- the rpoC gene encoding DNA-directed RNA polymerase subunit beta', translating into MNQEVMNLFNPQAPAQTFDSIRISLASPEKILSWSYGEIKKPETINYRTFKPERDGLFCARIFGPIKDYECLCGKYKRMKYKGVICEKCGVEVTLSRVRRERMGHIELAAPVAHIWFLKSLPSRIGTLLDMTLKDIERVLYFENYIVTEPGLTALKENQLLSEEEYMMAIDEYGEDSFTAMIGAEAIHHLLSSMELEKIAGDLRSELASTTSDLKQKKLLKRLKVVENFMESGNKPEWMVMKIIPVIPPDLRPLVPLDGGRFATSDLNDLYRRVINRNNRLKRLIELRAPGIIIRNEKRMLQEAVDALFDNGRRGRVITGANKRPLKSLSDMLKGKQGRFRQNLLGKRVDYSGRSVIVTGPELKLHQCGLPKKMALELFKPFIYARLDAKGYSSTVKQAKKLVEKEKPEVWDILDEVIREHPVLLNRAPTLHRLGIQAFEPILIEGKAIQLHPLVCTAFNADFDGDQMAVHVPLSLEAQLEARVLMMSTNNILHPASGAPIIVPSQDMVLGLYYLSIMNQNEPGEGMVFADMGELHHALESDVVTLHTKIKGRFKTVDAEGNPVSKIYETTPGRMIIGELLPKNHNVPFDICNQELTKKNISRMIDTVYRHCGQKETVIFCDRVMALGFSHACRAGISFGKDDMLIPDTKVKLIAETEALAKEYEQQYNDGLITQGEKYNKVVDAWAKCSEKVADEMMKRIKAIEFDDNGRQKPMNSIYMMSHSGARGSPAQMRQLAGMRGLMARPDGSIIETPIISNFKEGLTVMEYFNSTHGARKGLADTALKTANSGYLTRRLVDVAQDCIVVTPDCGTEKGLTMQPIVDAGQVVASIGQRVLGRTALEDVVNPATGEVIVSAGRLIDERDVEAIEAAGIQTVRIRSALTCEMRTGVCAVCYGRDLARGTPVNIGEAVGVIAAQSIGEPGTQLTMRTFHMGGTAQVVDQSFLEASFEGTVKIRNRNVVRNSDGHLVVMGRNMAVLIHDEAGAERASHRVAYGSRLYVDEGDKVKRGQRIAEWDPYTRPMLTEVEGTVAFEDLVDGMSVQETTDESTGITKREVIDWRSTPRGSDLKPAITILDSKGKVAKLARGGDARFLLSVETILSVDSGAKVRPGDVIARIPTESARTKDITGGLPRVAELFEARRPKDHAVIAEIDGTVRFGRDYKNKRRIIIEPHDSTLEPVEYLIPKGKPFHLQDGDVIEKGDFILDGNPAPHDILAIKGVEALASYLVNEIQEVYRLQGVLINDKHIEVIVRQMLQKVEITAQGDSTYIPGDHVDQVEFDEVNDRLVEEGKKPAEGQPVLLGITKASLQTPSFISAASFQETTRVLTEAAVAGKIDTLQGLKENVIVGRLIPAGTGGAMAQIRRIARSRDELILDERRKESGAETAEPMLTDMSRAGAAE; encoded by the coding sequence ATGAACCAAGAGGTCATGAACCTGTTCAACCCTCAGGCGCCGGCACAGACCTTCGATTCCATCCGGATTTCGCTGGCCAGTCCCGAAAAGATCCTGTCCTGGTCCTACGGCGAGATCAAGAAACCGGAGACGATCAACTACCGTACCTTCAAGCCGGAGCGTGATGGCCTGTTCTGCGCGCGCATCTTTGGTCCCATCAAGGACTACGAGTGCCTGTGCGGCAAGTACAAGCGTATGAAGTACAAGGGCGTCATCTGCGAGAAGTGCGGCGTGGAGGTCACGCTCAGCCGCGTGCGCCGTGAGCGCATGGGCCACATCGAGCTTGCCGCCCCGGTCGCGCATATCTGGTTCCTGAAGTCGCTGCCGAGCCGCATCGGCACGCTGCTCGACATGACGCTCAAGGACATCGAGCGGGTTCTCTATTTCGAGAACTACATCGTGACCGAGCCGGGCCTGACGGCGCTGAAGGAAAACCAGCTCCTCTCTGAAGAGGAGTACATGATGGCCATCGACGAGTATGGCGAGGACTCCTTCACCGCCATGATCGGCGCGGAGGCGATCCATCACCTGCTGTCCAGCATGGAGCTGGAGAAGATCGCCGGCGATCTGCGCTCGGAGTTGGCATCGACCACATCGGACCTGAAGCAGAAGAAGCTTCTGAAGCGGCTCAAGGTGGTCGAGAACTTCATGGAATCCGGCAACAAGCCGGAGTGGATGGTCATGAAGATCATACCGGTCATCCCGCCGGACCTGCGCCCGCTGGTGCCGCTCGACGGCGGCCGTTTCGCGACGTCGGATCTCAATGATCTCTACCGTCGCGTCATCAACCGCAACAACCGCCTGAAGCGGCTGATCGAGTTGCGCGCGCCGGGCATCATCATCCGCAACGAGAAGCGCATGCTGCAGGAAGCCGTCGACGCGCTGTTCGACAATGGCCGCCGCGGCCGCGTCATCACGGGCGCCAACAAGCGCCCGCTGAAGTCGCTCTCCGACATGCTCAAGGGCAAGCAGGGCCGTTTCCGCCAGAACCTGCTCGGCAAGCGCGTCGACTATTCGGGCCGCTCCGTCATCGTGACGGGCCCCGAGCTCAAGCTGCATCAGTGCGGCCTGCCGAAGAAGATGGCGCTCGAGCTCTTCAAGCCCTTCATCTATGCGCGCCTTGATGCCAAGGGATACTCCTCGACCGTCAAGCAGGCGAAGAAGCTGGTGGAGAAGGAGAAGCCGGAAGTCTGGGACATCCTCGACGAGGTGATCCGCGAGCATCCGGTGCTGCTCAATCGCGCCCCGACGCTGCACCGCCTGGGAATCCAGGCCTTCGAACCCATCCTGATCGAGGGCAAGGCGATCCAGCTTCATCCGCTCGTCTGCACCGCCTTCAACGCCGATTTCGACGGCGACCAGATGGCCGTGCACGTGCCGCTGTCGCTCGAGGCTCAGCTCGAAGCCCGCGTGCTCATGATGTCGACCAACAACATCCTGCACCCGGCTTCCGGCGCACCGATCATCGTGCCGTCGCAGGACATGGTTCTGGGGCTCTACTACCTGTCCATCATGAACCAGAACGAGCCGGGCGAGGGGATGGTGTTCGCCGACATGGGCGAATTGCACCATGCGCTGGAGAGCGACGTCGTCACGCTGCACACCAAGATCAAGGGCCGGTTCAAGACCGTGGATGCGGAGGGCAATCCCGTCTCCAAGATCTACGAGACGACGCCGGGCCGCATGATCATCGGCGAGCTTCTGCCGAAGAACCACAATGTCCCCTTCGACATCTGCAATCAGGAGCTGACCAAGAAGAACATCTCCCGGATGATCGACACGGTCTATCGCCACTGCGGGCAGAAAGAGACGGTGATCTTCTGCGACCGCGTGATGGCGCTCGGTTTCAGCCATGCCTGCCGGGCCGGTATCTCCTTCGGCAAGGACGACATGCTGATCCCCGACACGAAGGTGAAGCTGATCGCGGAGACGGAGGCGCTCGCCAAGGAGTACGAGCAGCAGTACAATGACGGCCTGATCACGCAGGGCGAGAAGTACAACAAGGTCGTCGACGCCTGGGCCAAGTGCTCGGAAAAGGTCGCCGACGAGATGATGAAGCGCATCAAGGCGATCGAGTTCGACGACAATGGCCGTCAGAAGCCGATGAACTCGATCTACATGATGTCGCATTCGGGCGCCCGCGGTTCGCCGGCACAGATGCGCCAGCTTGCCGGCATGCGCGGCCTGATGGCCCGTCCGGACGGCTCCATCATCGAGACGCCGATCATCTCGAACTTCAAGGAAGGCCTCACCGTGATGGAGTACTTCAACTCCACCCACGGCGCGCGCAAGGGCCTTGCCGACACCGCGCTCAAGACGGCGAACTCGGGTTACCTGACGCGGCGTCTCGTCGACGTGGCGCAGGACTGCATCGTGGTCACGCCCGACTGCGGGACCGAGAAGGGGCTGACCATGCAGCCCATCGTGGATGCGGGCCAGGTCGTCGCCTCCATCGGCCAGCGGGTGCTGGGCCGTACCGCGCTTGAGGATGTGGTGAATCCGGCTACGGGCGAGGTGATCGTTTCGGCCGGCCGCCTCATCGACGAGCGCGACGTGGAGGCGATCGAGGCCGCCGGCATCCAGACCGTGCGCATCCGCTCCGCACTTACCTGCGAGATGCGCACCGGTGTCTGTGCCGTCTGCTACGGGCGCGATCTGGCGCGCGGCACGCCGGTCAATATCGGCGAGGCCGTCGGCGTCATCGCCGCGCAGTCGATTGGCGAGCCGGGAACCCAGCTCACCATGCGCACCTTCCACATGGGGGGCACCGCGCAGGTGGTTGACCAGTCCTTCCTCGAGGCATCCTTCGAGGGCACGGTGAAGATCCGCAACCGCAACGTGGTGCGCAACTCGGACGGCCACCTGGTCGTCATGGGCCGCAACATGGCGGTGCTGATCCATGACGAGGCGGGCGCCGAGCGTGCCTCGCACCGCGTCGCCTACGGCTCGCGCCTCTATGTGGACGAGGGCGACAAGGTGAAGCGCGGCCAGCGCATCGCCGAATGGGATCCGTACACCCGCCCGATGCTGACCGAAGTGGAAGGCACGGTGGCCTTCGAGGATCTGGTGGACGGTATGTCGGTGCAGGAGACGACGGACGAATCCACCGGCATCACCAAGCGCGAGGTCATCGACTGGCGGTCCACGCCGCGCGGTTCCGACCTCAAGCCGGCGATCACCATCCTCGATTCGAAGGGCAAGGTGGCCAAGCTCGCGCGTGGTGGCGATGCCCGCTTCCTGCTCTCGGTGGAGACGATCCTGTCGGTGGACTCGGGCGCCAAGGTCAGGCCGGGTGACGTCATCGCCCGTATCCCGACCGAAAGCGCACGGACAAAGGACATCACCGGCGGTCTGCCGCGTGTGGCCGAGCTCTTCGAGGCGCGGCGTCCGAAGGACCATGCCGTCATCGCCGAGATCGACGGCACGGTGCGATTCGGCCGCGACTACAAGAACAAGCGCCGCATCATCATCGAGCCGCATGACTCGACGCTGGAGCCGGTGGAGTATCTCATCCCGAAGGGCAAGCCGTTCCATCTTCAGGACGGCGACGTCATCGAGAAGGGAGACTTCATCCTCGACGGCAACCCCGCGCCGCACGACATCCTGGCGATCAAGGGCGTGGAGGCTCTGGCCTCCTACCTCGTCAACGAGATCCAGGAGGTCTACCGGTTGCAGGGCGTCTTGATCAACGACAAGCACATCGAGGTGATCGTTCGCCAGATGCTGCAGAAGGTCGAGATCACGGCCCAGGGCGACTCGACCTACATCCCCGGTGATCACGTGGATCAGGTCGAGTTCGACGAGGTCAACGATCGTCTGGTGGAAGAGGGTAAGAAGCCTGCGGAGGGCCAGCCGGTTCTGCTCGGCATCACCAAGGCCTCGCTGCAGACGCCGTCCTTCATCTCCGCCGCCTCCTTCCAGGAGACGACGCGTGTTCTGACCGAGGCCGCCGTGGCGGGCAAGATCGACACGCTGCAGGGGCTGAAGGAGAATGTCATCGTCGGCCGCCTCATCCCGGCGGGCACCGGCGGCGCCATGGCGCAGATCCGCCGCATCGCCCGCTCGCGCGACGAGCTGATCCTCGATGAGCGGCGCAAGGAGTCGGGCGCCGAGACGGCCGAGCCGATGCTGACCGATATGAGCCGGGCGGGCGCTGCCGAGTAA
- the rpoB gene encoding DNA-directed RNA polymerase subunit beta: MAQTQTFNGRRRVRKFFGKIPEVAEMPNLIEVQKASYDQFLMVEEPQGGRPDEGLQAVFKSVFPISDFAGTAMLEFVKYEFEAPKFDTEECRQRDLTYAAPLKVTLRLIVFDLDEDTGAKSIKDIKEQDVYMGDMPLMTDNGTFIVNGTERVIVSQMHRSPGVFFDHDKGKSHSSGKLLFAARVIPYRGSWLDIEFDAKDIVHARIDRRRKIPVTSLLMALGMDGEEILSTFYNKLTFMRDGDDWRVPFSAERFRGMKATADVIDADSGEVVLEAGKKMTARMARQLADKGLKAIRATEDDLLGNYLAEDIVNMETGEIFLEAGDEIDDKTLKVLLETATDEVHFLDIDHVNIGGYIRNTLVADKNETRQEALFDIYRVMRPGEPPTLETAESMFHSLFFDPERYDLSAVGRVKMNMRLELDCPDTVRVLRKEDIVAVVKTLVELRDGKGEIDDIDNLGNRRVRSVGELMENQYRLGLLRMERAIKERMSSIEIDTVMPQDLINAKPAAAAVREFFGSSQLSQFMDQTNPLSEITHKRRLSALGPGGLTRERAGFEVRDVHPTHYGRICPIETPEGPNIGLINSLATFARVNKYGFIETPYRKIVDGKVAEEVIYLSAMEEAKHYVAQANAQLDEEGRFADEFVVCRHAGEVMMAPRENVDLMDVSPKQLVSVAAALIPFLENDDANRALMGSNMQRQAVPLVRAEAPFVGTGMEPVVARDSGAAIAARRTGIVDQVDATRIVVRATQDVDASQSGVDIYRLQKFQRSNQNTCINQRPLVRVGDQVNKGDIIADGPSTDLGDLALGRNVLVAFMPWNGYNYEDSILLSERIVRDDIFTSIHIEEFEVMARDTKLGPEEITRDIPNVSEEALKNLDEAGIVYIGAEVQPGDILVGKITPKGESPMTPEEKLLRAIFGEKASDVRDTSMRMPPGTYGTVVEVRVFNRHGVEKDERAMAIEREEIERLAKDRDDEQSILDRNVYARLSEMLIGTEAIAGPKGFKKGTALTAELLDEYPRSQWWQFAVEDEKLQSGLEALRAQYDESKNALQQRFMDKVEKVQRGDEMPPGVMKMVKVFVAVKRKMQPGDKMAGRHGNKGVVSRIVPVEDMPFLEDGTHVDIVLNPLGVPSRMNVGQILETHLGWACAGMGRQIGELIDAYKEQGDIKPLRAKIETLIPDNDRNEPVRQYDDESVIRLSEQLRRGVSIATPVFDGAHESDINRMLEEAGLESSGQVTLYDGRTGESFDRKVTVGYIYMLKLHHLVDDKIHARSIGPYSLVTQQPLGGKAQFGGQRFGEMEVWALEAYGAAYTLQEMLTVKSDDVAGRTKVYEAIVRGDDTFEAGIPESFNVLVKEMRSLGLNVELENSRLDTPPPAQLPEAAE, from the coding sequence ATGGCCCAGACCCAGACTTTTAACGGTCGCAGGCGCGTACGCAAGTTTTTCGGGAAGATTCCGGAAGTTGCGGAGATGCCGAACCTCATCGAGGTTCAGAAAGCATCCTATGACCAGTTCCTCATGGTCGAGGAGCCCCAAGGCGGGCGCCCGGACGAGGGGCTGCAGGCGGTTTTCAAGTCCGTGTTCCCGATCTCGGATTTCGCCGGAACGGCGATGCTCGAATTCGTGAAATACGAGTTTGAAGCCCCGAAATTCGATACCGAAGAGTGCCGTCAGCGCGATCTCACCTATGCGGCGCCGCTGAAGGTGACGCTGCGCCTCATCGTGTTCGATCTCGACGAGGACACGGGTGCGAAATCCATCAAGGACATCAAGGAGCAGGATGTCTACATGGGCGACATGCCGCTCATGACGGATAACGGCACCTTCATCGTGAACGGCACCGAGCGCGTGATCGTCTCGCAGATGCACCGGTCTCCGGGCGTCTTCTTCGATCACGACAAGGGCAAGTCCCATTCGAGCGGCAAGCTGCTCTTCGCCGCCCGCGTCATTCCCTATCGCGGTTCCTGGCTCGACATCGAGTTCGACGCCAAGGACATCGTTCATGCACGCATCGACCGCCGGCGCAAGATCCCCGTTACCTCGCTGCTGATGGCGCTCGGCATGGACGGTGAGGAGATCCTCTCGACCTTCTACAACAAGCTCACCTTCATGCGCGACGGTGACGACTGGCGCGTGCCGTTCTCTGCGGAGCGTTTCCGCGGCATGAAGGCCACCGCCGACGTCATCGATGCCGATTCCGGCGAGGTGGTGCTGGAAGCCGGCAAGAAGATGACCGCCCGCATGGCGCGCCAGCTTGCCGACAAGGGGTTGAAGGCGATCCGCGCGACGGAGGACGATCTTCTCGGAAATTATCTCGCCGAGGACATCGTCAACATGGAGACGGGCGAGATCTTCCTCGAGGCCGGCGACGAGATCGACGACAAGACGCTCAAGGTCCTGCTCGAGACGGCCACGGACGAGGTGCATTTCCTCGACATCGACCACGTCAATATCGGCGGTTACATCCGCAACACGCTGGTCGCCGACAAGAACGAGACCCGCCAGGAAGCGCTGTTCGACATCTATCGCGTCATGCGCCCGGGCGAGCCGCCGACGCTCGAGACGGCCGAGTCCATGTTCCACTCGCTGTTCTTCGATCCGGAGCGCTACGACCTTTCGGCCGTGGGCCGGGTCAAGATGAACATGCGGCTAGAGCTCGACTGCCCGGACACCGTGCGCGTGCTGCGCAAGGAAGACATCGTGGCCGTCGTGAAGACGCTTGTCGAACTGCGTGACGGCAAGGGCGAGATCGACGACATCGACAATCTCGGCAACCGCCGCGTGCGTTCGGTGGGCGAGCTCATGGAGAATCAGTATCGCCTGGGGCTGCTCCGCATGGAGCGCGCGATCAAGGAGCGCATGTCCTCGATCGAGATCGATACGGTCATGCCGCAGGACCTGATCAACGCGAAGCCGGCGGCCGCCGCCGTGCGCGAGTTCTTCGGCTCGTCCCAGCTCTCGCAGTTCATGGACCAGACGAACCCGCTGTCGGAGATCACCCACAAGCGGCGCCTGTCGGCGCTTGGCCCTGGTGGTCTGACCCGCGAGCGTGCCGGCTTCGAGGTGCGCGACGTGCACCCGACGCATTACGGGCGCATCTGCCCGATCGAGACGCCGGAAGGCCCGAATATCGGCCTCATCAACTCGCTCGCCACCTTTGCCCGCGTGAACAAGTACGGCTTCATCGAGACGCCGTACCGCAAGATCGTCGACGGCAAGGTGGCCGAAGAGGTGATCTATCTCTCGGCCATGGAAGAGGCCAAGCACTATGTGGCCCAGGCCAACGCGCAGCTCGACGAGGAAGGCCGCTTTGCCGACGAGTTCGTGGTCTGCCGCCACGCCGGCGAGGTGATGATGGCCCCGCGCGAGAACGTGGATCTGATGGACGTCTCCCCGAAGCAGCTCGTTTCGGTGGCCGCGGCGCTCATTCCGTTCCTCGAGAACGATGACGCCAACCGCGCGCTGATGGGCTCGAACATGCAGCGTCAGGCCGTGCCGCTCGTGCGCGCCGAGGCGCCCTTCGTGGGCACGGGCATGGAGCCGGTCGTGGCGCGTGACTCGGGCGCCGCCATCGCAGCCCGCCGAACGGGCATCGTCGACCAGGTGGACGCGACCCGTATCGTTGTCCGCGCGACGCAGGACGTCGATGCCTCGCAGTCGGGCGTCGACATCTACCGGCTGCAGAAGTTCCAGCGCTCGAACCAGAACACCTGCATCAACCAGCGGCCGCTGGTGCGCGTGGGCGATCAGGTGAACAAGGGCGACATCATCGCCGACGGTCCGTCGACGGATCTGGGCGATCTGGCGCTCGGCCGCAACGTGCTCGTGGCCTTCATGCCGTGGAACGGCTACAATTACGAGGACTCCATCCTGCTTTCCGAGCGCATCGTGCGCGACGACATCTTCACCTCGATCCACATCGAGGAATTCGAGGTGATGGCGCGCGACACGAAGCTCGGGCCCGAGGAGATTACGCGCGACATTCCGAACGTGTCGGAAGAGGCGCTGAAGAACCTCGACGAGGCGGGCATCGTCTATATCGGCGCCGAGGTCCAGCCGGGCGATATCCTGGTGGGCAAGATCACGCCCAAGGGCGAAAGCCCGATGACGCCGGAAGAGAAGCTTCTGCGCGCCATCTTCGGCGAGAAGGCATCCGACGTCCGCGACACCTCCATGCGCATGCCGCCCGGCACCTACGGGACGGTGGTCGAGGTCCGCGTCTTCAACCGCCACGGCGTGGAGAAGGACGAGCGCGCCATGGCCATCGAGCGCGAGGAGATCGAGCGGCTCGCCAAAGACCGCGACGACGAGCAGTCGATCCTCGACCGCAACGTCTACGCGCGCCTGTCGGAGATGCTGATCGGCACGGAAGCGATCGCCGGGCCCAAGGGCTTCAAGAAAGGCACTGCGCTGACGGCGGAACTTCTCGACGAGTATCCCCGTTCGCAATGGTGGCAGTTCGCCGTCGAGGACGAGAAGCTCCAGAGCGGGCTCGAAGCGTTGCGTGCCCAGTACGACGAATCCAAGAACGCGCTGCAGCAGCGCTTCATGGACAAGGTCGAAAAGGTGCAGCGTGGCGACGAGATGCCGCCCGGCGTCATGAAGATGGTCAAGGTCTTCGTGGCGGTGAAGCGCAAGATGCAGCCGGGAGACAAGATGGCCGGCCGTCACGGCAACAAGGGCGTCGTGTCCAGGATCGTTCCCGTCGAGGATATGCCGTTCCTCGAGGACGGCACTCATGTGGACATCGTCTTGAACCCGCTGGGCGTCCCTTCCCGCATGAATGTCGGGCAGATCCTGGAGACGCATCTCGGCTGGGCCTGTGCGGGCATGGGCCGGCAGATCGGTGAACTGATCGACGCCTACAAGGAGCAGGGCGATATCAAGCCGCTCCGGGCGAAGATCGAGACGCTGATACCGGACAATGACCGCAACGAGCCCGTCCGCCAGTACGATGACGAGAGTGTGATCCGGCTGAGCGAGCAGTTGCGCCGCGGCGTCTCCATCGCCACGCCCGTCTTCGACGGCGCGCATGAATCCGACATCAACCGGATGCTGGAGGAGGCGGGTCTCGAATCGAGCGGACAGGTGACGCTCTATGACGGACGCACAGGCGAGTCGTTCGACCGCAAGGTGACCGTGGGCTACATCTACATGCTCAAGCTGCACCACCTGGTGGACGACAAGATCCACGCCCGTTCCATCGGCCCGTACTCGCTCGTCACCCAGCAGCCGCTGGGCGGCAAGGCGCAGTTCGGCGGTCAGCGCTTCGGCGAGATGGAGGTCTGGGCCCTGGAGGCTTATGGCGCGGCCTATACGCTGCAGGAGATGCTCACCGTCAAGTCGGACGACGTGGCTGGCCGCACCAAGGTCTATGAGGCCATCGTGCGGGGCGACGACACCTTCGAGGCAGGCATCCCGGAAAGCTTCAACGTGCTCGTCAAGGAGATGCGGTCTCTGGGGCTCAATGTGGAGCTCGAGAACTCGCGCCTCGACACGCCCCCGCCGGCGCAACTGCCTGAAGCAGCCGAATGA
- the rplL gene encoding 50S ribosomal protein L7/L12 encodes MADLAKIVEDLSSLTVIEAAELSKMLEEKWGVSAAAPVAVAAGGGGAAAPAAAAEEKTEFDVVLTEAGAQKINVIKEVRAITGLGLKEAKDLVEGAPKPVKEGVSKDEADKLKAQLEGAGAKVELK; translated from the coding sequence ATGGCTGATCTTGCGAAGATCGTTGAAGACCTTTCGAGCCTGACCGTCATCGAGGCGGCCGAGCTTTCGAAGATGCTGGAAGAGAAGTGGGGCGTCTCCGCGGCGGCTCCGGTGGCTGTGGCTGCGGGCGGCGGCGGCGCGGCTGCTCCGGCGGCGGCTGCCGAGGAGAAGACCGAGTTCGATGTCGTCCTGACGGAAGCCGGTGCCCAGAAGATCAACGTGATCAAGGAAGTGCGCGCGATCACCGGTCTCGGCCTCAAGGAAGCCAAGGATCTGGTCGAGGGTGCGCCGAAGCCGGTCAAGGAAGGCGTGTCCAAGGACGAGGCCGACAAGCTCAAGGCCCAGCTCGAAGGAGCCGGCGCCAAGGTCGAGCTGAAGTAA
- the rplJ gene encoding 50S ribosomal protein L10 yields MERAEKREFVTSLNQVFESTGSVVVAHYAGLTVAQMNDFRSKMRAAGGSVKVAKNRLAKIALQGTKSEGIQALFEGQTLIAYSDDPVAAPKVASDFAKGNDNLVIIGGAMGATTLDADGVKALASLPSLDELRARIVGMIQTPATRIAQVVNAPAGQLARVVGAYARKDEAA; encoded by the coding sequence GTGGAAAGAGCGGAAAAGCGCGAATTCGTCACGAGCCTGAATCAGGTGTTCGAAAGCACCGGATCGGTCGTCGTGGCACACTATGCCGGTCTCACCGTCGCGCAGATGAACGACTTCCGGTCGAAGATGCGCGCGGCGGGCGGGAGCGTCAAGGTCGCGAAGAACCGTCTCGCCAAGATCGCTCTTCAGGGTACCAAGTCCGAAGGCATTCAGGCCCTTTTCGAGGGCCAGACGCTGATTGCCTATTCGGATGATCCGGTTGCTGCTCCGAAGGTCGCAAGCGATTTCGCCAAGGGCAATGACAATCTCGTCATTATCGGCGGCGCGATGGGCGCGACCACGCTCGACGCCGACGGCGTGAAGGCTCTTGCCTCGCTGCCGTCGCTGGATGAGCTCAGAGCAAGGATCGTCGGCATGATCCAGACGCCGGCAACCCGGATCGCCCAGGTCGTCAACGCACCGGCAGGCCAGCTTGCCCGCGTCGTTGGTGCCTATGCCCGGAAGGACGAGGCGGCGTGA
- the rplA gene encoding 50S ribosomal protein L1: MAKISKRVAKSRENLDRSRFYALEEAVKVLKERATAKFDETIEVAMNLGVDPRHADQMVRGVVNLPNGTGRSVRVAVFAKGDKADEARAAGADVVGAEDLVETVQKGEINFDRCIATPDMMPLVGRLGKVLGPRGLMPNPKVGTVTADVAAAVKASKGGAVEFRVEKAGIVHAGVGKASFDEKAIAENIRAFADAVVKAKPAGAKGNYVKRVALTSTMGPGLKIDTSTLAVS, encoded by the coding sequence ATGGCCAAGATTTCCAAGCGCGTGGCCAAGAGCCGCGAAAATCTCGACCGTAGCCGCTTCTATGCCCTCGAGGAGGCGGTGAAGGTGTTGAAGGAGCGGGCGACCGCCAAGTTCGACGAGACCATCGAAGTGGCGATGAATCTCGGCGTCGATCCGCGCCATGCCGATCAGATGGTGCGCGGCGTGGTCAACCTGCCGAACGGCACGGGCCGCTCGGTGCGTGTGGCCGTGTTCGCCAAGGGCGACAAGGCGGACGAGGCGAGGGCCGCCGGCGCCGATGTGGTCGGCGCGGAGGACTTGGTGGAGACCGTGCAGAAGGGCGAGATCAATTTCGACCGCTGCATCGCCACGCCGGACATGATGCCGTTGGTCGGCCGTCTCGGCAAGGTGCTCGGGCCACGCGGCCTGATGCCGAACCCGAAGGTCGGCACGGTGACGGCGGATGTGGCTGCCGCCGTGAAGGCTTCGAAGGGCGGCGCCGTCGAGTTCCGCGTGGAGAAGGCCGGCATCGTTCATGCCGGCGTGGGCAAGGCGTCCTTCGACGAGAAGGCGATCGCGGAGAACATCCGCGCGTTCGCCGATGCGGTCGTGAAGGCCAAGCCCGCGGGCGCCAAGGGCAACTACGTGAAGCGCGTCGCACTCACCTCGACCATGGGCCCGGGTCTCAAGATAGATACCTCGACCCTGGCGGTGTCTTAA